TCAGTCAAGTTGTTGGTTGGCCGCCAATAAGAGCCTATCGAATGAACAGTATGGTCAACCAGGCAAAGTCAGTGGCCACTGAAGAATATAGTTCAATAATTGGGAAAAATGAAAGCAAGACTGCTGTGCTGGAGAAGACTAACAATGGAAGTAACATCAATAATTCCAAGGTCAGGACTTCGCTCTTTGTCAAGGTGAATATGGATGGGATTGCTATAGGGAGAAAGGTTGATCTGAATGCTCATGGTTGCTATGAGACCTTAGCCCAAACCTTGGAAGATATGTTCCTTCGACCCACCCCAACAATCAATTCAATACGTAAGTTTTTCCTATCCTTTTCATTTCAATTCCCCAAAACTGTTGACCTGTTATAGCACAGAATTAAGAGTTTCAAAGGCCATGCAAGTCAGTTCTtactatcatttttttttcttccaagAAGCTTGGTGTGTGGTCTTAAATTTGTATGCTTTGATGTTTACAATAATagctttaataaataataatgtaATTCTTGATATTGATGTTGATATTGATAGGAAACTTACCTAATCCATCTGTTTAATTTTTGTACTTGGTAAAAATACTGATTAATCTTTATTTATAAGCTTCTGTAGGTTATGATTTCAAAAATTATTGTTTCTTGAGAATTGCATAAATATATTGGGATTCtggataaaaatttttgaaccttAGCTTTAAAAAGTACATCTCATGTCCTGGCATTTCATTGTGTTTACTGTTTGCATGCGTGATGTCAGTAGTTGGGGGCTGAGGCATTTCAacatgttttattagcatcttccTAGTAtagttataatttaattgatGGTGGGATTATATGTGTAAATAGGATCAAGTGCACCACAGCATAATCTAATGGTAGAAGCAACGAGATGCCCACAATTGCTGGATGGTTCATCTGACTTTGTGCTCACTTATGAGGACAAGGATGGCGATTGGATGCTTGTTGGAGATGTTCCTTGGGGGTATGTATAATCCATTCAACATATGCATGTGTGTATTTATGTTAATGCATGATGCAATGAAATTCTACATATATTTTCTAAGCCTGAAAGCCAAGGCCATGTGGGCAAGCAAGAAAATTAGGGCTAGTAGATGGTTCGGATTGGATTTGCAGTTATGATGGTGAAAAATTACACGATTCTAGTTATCAACTTGTAGAGAGGGTACTATTCGTTGTTAGAATCAGTAGCATGAAAACAAAGATGCTACAAAGAGATATGGttgatggagagagagagagagagagagagagagagagagagatgtatGGTGGAGCACTAGCACACCCACACGATGGGGAAAAGTAGATAAGGAAATAAGAAATTGGGAGACACAGAACAAAGGaataaatgaaagaaaaagaaaagggaagaaaaagaagaagaagcatATAGTTGCATACTTTTGATTTTCTTTTGTACTTTATTCTTTCTTGACAAATTAATGCTTCTGCATTTTCAGCTTTGTTTGAGTCATTTTGTTTGCAATAGGGAAAAAGTAATAAAGGAAATAAGGATTTGGGAGATGCATAGCAaaggaataaataaaataaaaagaaaaaggcaAGAAGAGGAATATAGTTACCATTTCGTACCTTTGATTTTCTTTTGTACTTCCTTATGCTTTCTTGGCAGTTTAAAGCTTTAGCATTTTTATCTTCTTTTGAGTTATTTTGTTTGGCCttcacattaattttttttccttactTTTCAATTTGGATTTTGCTTTCAGGATGTTCCTTAGCTCTGTGAAGAGGCTAAGAATCATGAGGAGATCTGAAGCAAATGGACTTGGTAAACAAACATGAAATCAACATTCTGATTCACCCCT
This sequence is a window from Hevea brasiliensis isolate MT/VB/25A 57/8 chromosome 10, ASM3005281v1, whole genome shotgun sequence. Protein-coding genes within it:
- the LOC110639614 gene encoding auxin-responsive protein IAA11 is translated as MQLVFVGGGGAAAATTASMSTLSREDNAAMSSEDSSSPDEAELELGLGLSLGGGFKNQQVAVKNQYARILTAKDLPSGVSASSSFSSTSSSSSTLSRANATAGTKRSADSVSAAPNGASSQVVGWPPIRAYRMNSMVNQAKSVATEEYSSIIGKNESKTAVLEKTNNGSNINNSKVRTSLFVKVNMDGIAIGRKVDLNAHGCYETLAQTLEDMFLRPTPTINSIRSSAPQHNLMVEATRCPQLLDGSSDFVLTYEDKDGDWMLVGDVPWGMFLSSVKRLRIMRRSEANGLAPSLQERNGRQRNKPI